Proteins encoded together in one Telopea speciosissima isolate NSW1024214 ecotype Mountain lineage chromosome 4, Tspe_v1, whole genome shotgun sequence window:
- the LOC122657390 gene encoding tRNA pseudouridine synthase A, protein MDTSSSSPLQPPEPKKLKMSSTSDDDNDDTIPDSTCPSSIPPTEKKFRFKRRKIAIFLAYCGVGYQGMQRNPGAKTIEGDLEQALSVSGAISEADRGKPPRYDWARSARTDKGVSAVGQVVSGRFYIDPLGFVDRLNSNLSPQIRIFGFKRATASFNAKKFCDRRRYVYLIPVFALDPTSHPDRETVLASLGSENELAKCLECSDRGRKVVGLMGRRNSETRSPENGGNDVPDSEALMESRVSCGNGVSTVSLSEPLMESGFSSNNPNSVSVAENTVESVISSNDSVEPEEGALVCSDDKTAVPQSELTLEDKVSEDSGFCVSHSDIAEGPKTSTEKEKQEPDLVRCSNGEDTTEKVKAFCYDGKERERFNRILKHYEGTHNFHNFTTRTKAEDPSAQRFIVSFVANLVVNVEGIDFIKCEVVGQSFMLHQIRKMVGLAVAIMRNCAPESLLDTALQKDIRINVPTAPEVGLYLEECLFTSYNQKWKDSHEALNMEAYAAEAEEFKMKEIYPHIASTERKEGVVALWLHSLNHRNYPDLRFNGANETCTNRETTHVEQVI, encoded by the exons ATGGatacctcttcctcttctcctttacAGCCGCCGGAACCAAAGAAGCTCAAAATGTCCTCCACCTCTGACGACGACAACGACGACACCATACCCGACTCAACCTGCCCTAGTTCGATCCCTCCAACCGAAAAGAAGTTCAGATTCAAGCGTAGGAAAATCGCCATCTTCCTCGCCTACTGCGGCGTTGGTTATCAGGGTATGCAGAGGAATCCCGGAGCCAAAACCATCGAAGGCGACCTCGAGCAAGCCCTCTCAGTCTCCGGTGCTATCTCTGAAGCCGACCGCGGCAAACCACCGCGATATGATTGGGCCCGCTCTGCTCGTACCGACAAGGGTGTCAGCGCCGTCGGTCAGGTAGTCTCGGGCCGTTTCTACATCGACCCACTGGGCTTCGTCGATCGTCTCAATTCCAATCTTTCCCCTCAGATTCGTATCTTCGGTTTCAAGCGTGCTACTGCTTCCTTCAACGCCAAAAAGTTCTGCGATCGGCGGAGGTATGTCTATCTTATTCCGGTTTTCGCGCTTGATCCCACTTCTCATCCCGATAGAGAGACTGTGTTGGCTAGTTTGGGTTCGGAGAATGAGCTTGCCAAGTGTCTTGAGTGCTCGGATAGAGGGCGTAAGGTTGTCGGTCTTATGGGCCGGCGCAACTCTGAAACAAGGTCTCCGGAAAATGGCGGGAATGATGTTCCTGATTCAGAAGCATTAATGGAGTCTAGGGTTTCATGCGGCAATGGTGTTTCCACTGTTTCCCTCTCTGAACCATTGATGGAGTCTGGGTTTTCTTCAAACAACCCTAATTCTGTTTCGGTCGCTGAAAACACAGTGGAGTCCGTTATTTCTTCTAACGATAGTGTTGAACCTGAGGAGGGGGCTTTGGTGTGTTCGGACGACAAAACGGCTGTACCGCAATCCGAACTCACACTAGAGGATAAGGTATCTGAGGACAGCGGGTTTTGTGTTTCTCACTCTGACATAGCAGAAGGGCCAAAGACTTCTactgagaaagaaaaacaagaaccGGATTTAGTTAGGTGTAGTAATGGGGAGGACACAACTGAAAAGGTCAAGGCTTTTTGTTATGAcgggaaggagagggagaggttCAACAGAATTCTGAAGCATTACGAGGGAACTCACAATTTTCACAATTTCACAACCAGAACGAAAGCTGAGGATCCTTCAGCCCAACGCTTCATTGTGTcatttgttgcaaatcttgttgttAATGTTGAAGGGATTGATTTTATCAAGTGCGAGGTTGTGGGCCAGAGCTTTATGCTTCATCAGATTCGGAAGATGGTTGGGCTCGCAGTGGCTATCATGAGGAATTGTGCTCCCGAGTCTTTACTCGACACTGCTCTGCAAAA GGATATAAGAATCAATGTGCCTACAGCTCCAGAGGTTGGTCTGTACCTTGAAGAGTGTCTATTCACTTCATACAACCAGAAATGGAAAGACTCACATGAAGCGTTGAACATGGAAGCTTATGCTGCAGAAGCAGAGGAGTTTAAAATGAAGGAGATATACCCCCACATTGCATCCACAGAACGGAAGGAAGGAGTTGTGGCCCTCTGGCTTCACTCACTTAACCACCGTAATTATCCTGATTTACGTTTCAATGGTGCTAATGAAACCTGCACCAACAGAGAAACCACTCATGTAGAACAGGTCATCTAA